In the genome of Dunckerocampus dactyliophorus isolate RoL2022-P2 chromosome 6, RoL_Ddac_1.1, whole genome shotgun sequence, one region contains:
- the uchl1 gene encoding ubiquitin carboxyl-terminal hydrolase isozyme L1 isoform X1, translating into MNKLWRKDDLLSRVYCLGKLMSKLGVSESWRFVDVLGLEAEQLSAVPKPCCALMLLFPLTQQHESFRQQQADKVAQGSDAYFLKQTVVNSCGTIALLHAVGNNQSKLTFEGGSLLKTFLDETAKMSAEDRAKHLEKNKAIQTAHNEIAAQGQCRPEADQVNFHFIAFVNVNGQLLEFDGMMNGPLKHGTTKDETLVMDAAKVCRGFVERGHGELRFSAVALCRS; encoded by the exons TTGATGAGTAAACTAGGCGTGAGTGAAAGCTGGCGTTTTGTGGATGTCCTCGGTCTGGAAGCCGAGCAACTCTCTGCTGTTCCCAAGCCATGCTGTGCCTTGATGCTGCTTTTCCCCCTGACACAACAG CATGAATCTTTCAGGCAACAGCAGGCAGACAAAGTGGCGCAGGGTTCCGATGCTTATTTCCTGAAGCAGACAGTGGTCAATTCCTGCGGCACCATCGCCCTGCTGCACGCTGTTGGCAACAACCAAAGCAAACTGACATTTG AGGGTGGTTCTCTCTTGAAGACGTTTCTGGATGAGACTGCTAAGATGTCTGCCGAAGACCGTGCCAAACATCTGGAAAAGAACAAG gcAATCCAAACTGCTCACAATGAGATTGCTGCACAGGGACAATGTAGG CCAGAAGCAGATCAAGTCAACTTCCACTTTATTGCCTTTGTCAACGTGAATGGCCAACTTCTTGAATTTG ATGGGATGATGAATGGCCCCCTGAAGCATGGAACCACCAAAGATGAGACTCTCGTAATG GATGCGGCCAAAGTCTGCAGAGGCTTTGTGGAGCGAGGACACGGTGAATTGCGCTTCTCTGCTGTGGCTCTCTGTCGCAGTTAA
- the uchl1 gene encoding ubiquitin carboxyl-terminal hydrolase isozyme L1 isoform X5 — translation MSKLGVSESWRFVDVLGLEAEQLSAVPKPCCALMLLFPLTQQHESFRQQQADKVAQGSDAYFLKQTVVNSCGTIALLHAVGNNQSKLTFEGGSLLKTFLDETAKMSAEDRAKHLEKNKAIQTAHNEIAAQGQCRPEADQVNFHFIAFVNVNGQLLEFDGMMNGPLKHGTTKDETLVMDAAKVCRGFVERGHGELRFSAVALCRS, via the exons ATGAGTAAACTAGGCGTGAGTGAAAGCTGGCGTTTTGTGGATGTCCTCGGTCTGGAAGCCGAGCAACTCTCTGCTGTTCCCAAGCCATGCTGTGCCTTGATGCTGCTTTTCCCCCTGACACAACAG CATGAATCTTTCAGGCAACAGCAGGCAGACAAAGTGGCGCAGGGTTCCGATGCTTATTTCCTGAAGCAGACAGTGGTCAATTCCTGCGGCACCATCGCCCTGCTGCACGCTGTTGGCAACAACCAAAGCAAACTGACATTTG AGGGTGGTTCTCTCTTGAAGACGTTTCTGGATGAGACTGCTAAGATGTCTGCCGAAGACCGTGCCAAACATCTGGAAAAGAACAAG gcAATCCAAACTGCTCACAATGAGATTGCTGCACAGGGACAATGTAGG CCAGAAGCAGATCAAGTCAACTTCCACTTTATTGCCTTTGTCAACGTGAATGGCCAACTTCTTGAATTTG ATGGGATGATGAATGGCCCCCTGAAGCATGGAACCACCAAAGATGAGACTCTCGTAATG GATGCGGCCAAAGTCTGCAGAGGCTTTGTGGAGCGAGGACACGGTGAATTGCGCTTCTCTGCTGTGGCTCTCTGTCGCAGTTAA
- the uchl1 gene encoding ubiquitin carboxyl-terminal hydrolase isozyme L1 isoform X2, giving the protein MEWTPMEINPEVLNKLMSKLGVSESWRFVDVLGLEAEQLSAVPKPCCALMLLFPLTQQHESFRQQQADKVAQGSDAYFLKQTVVNSCGTIALLHAVGNNQSKLTFEGGSLLKTFLDETAKMSAEDRAKHLEKNKAIQTAHNEIAAQGQCRPEADQVNFHFIAFVNVNGQLLEFDGMMNGPLKHGTTKDETLVMDAAKVCRGFVERGHGELRFSAVALCRS; this is encoded by the exons ATGGAGTGGACTCCCATGGAAATCAACCCCGAG GTGCTGAACAAG TTGATGAGTAAACTAGGCGTGAGTGAAAGCTGGCGTTTTGTGGATGTCCTCGGTCTGGAAGCCGAGCAACTCTCTGCTGTTCCCAAGCCATGCTGTGCCTTGATGCTGCTTTTCCCCCTGACACAACAG CATGAATCTTTCAGGCAACAGCAGGCAGACAAAGTGGCGCAGGGTTCCGATGCTTATTTCCTGAAGCAGACAGTGGTCAATTCCTGCGGCACCATCGCCCTGCTGCACGCTGTTGGCAACAACCAAAGCAAACTGACATTTG AGGGTGGTTCTCTCTTGAAGACGTTTCTGGATGAGACTGCTAAGATGTCTGCCGAAGACCGTGCCAAACATCTGGAAAAGAACAAG gcAATCCAAACTGCTCACAATGAGATTGCTGCACAGGGACAATGTAGG CCAGAAGCAGATCAAGTCAACTTCCACTTTATTGCCTTTGTCAACGTGAATGGCCAACTTCTTGAATTTG ATGGGATGATGAATGGCCCCCTGAAGCATGGAACCACCAAAGATGAGACTCTCGTAATG GATGCGGCCAAAGTCTGCAGAGGCTTTGTGGAGCGAGGACACGGTGAATTGCGCTTCTCTGCTGTGGCTCTCTGTCGCAGTTAA
- the uchl1 gene encoding ubiquitin carboxyl-terminal hydrolase isozyme L1 isoform X4, translated as MFKCPLMSKLGVSESWRFVDVLGLEAEQLSAVPKPCCALMLLFPLTQQHESFRQQQADKVAQGSDAYFLKQTVVNSCGTIALLHAVGNNQSKLTFEGGSLLKTFLDETAKMSAEDRAKHLEKNKAIQTAHNEIAAQGQCRPEADQVNFHFIAFVNVNGQLLEFDGMMNGPLKHGTTKDETLVMDAAKVCRGFVERGHGELRFSAVALCRS; from the exons ATGTTTAAATGTCCG TTGATGAGTAAACTAGGCGTGAGTGAAAGCTGGCGTTTTGTGGATGTCCTCGGTCTGGAAGCCGAGCAACTCTCTGCTGTTCCCAAGCCATGCTGTGCCTTGATGCTGCTTTTCCCCCTGACACAACAG CATGAATCTTTCAGGCAACAGCAGGCAGACAAAGTGGCGCAGGGTTCCGATGCTTATTTCCTGAAGCAGACAGTGGTCAATTCCTGCGGCACCATCGCCCTGCTGCACGCTGTTGGCAACAACCAAAGCAAACTGACATTTG AGGGTGGTTCTCTCTTGAAGACGTTTCTGGATGAGACTGCTAAGATGTCTGCCGAAGACCGTGCCAAACATCTGGAAAAGAACAAG gcAATCCAAACTGCTCACAATGAGATTGCTGCACAGGGACAATGTAGG CCAGAAGCAGATCAAGTCAACTTCCACTTTATTGCCTTTGTCAACGTGAATGGCCAACTTCTTGAATTTG ATGGGATGATGAATGGCCCCCTGAAGCATGGAACCACCAAAGATGAGACTCTCGTAATG GATGCGGCCAAAGTCTGCAGAGGCTTTGTGGAGCGAGGACACGGTGAATTGCGCTTCTCTGCTGTGGCTCTCTGTCGCAGTTAA
- the uchl1 gene encoding ubiquitin carboxyl-terminal hydrolase isozyme L1 isoform X3, translating to MEWTPMEINPELMSKLGVSESWRFVDVLGLEAEQLSAVPKPCCALMLLFPLTQQHESFRQQQADKVAQGSDAYFLKQTVVNSCGTIALLHAVGNNQSKLTFEGGSLLKTFLDETAKMSAEDRAKHLEKNKAIQTAHNEIAAQGQCRPEADQVNFHFIAFVNVNGQLLEFDGMMNGPLKHGTTKDETLVMDAAKVCRGFVERGHGELRFSAVALCRS from the exons ATGGAGTGGACTCCCATGGAAATCAACCCCGAG TTGATGAGTAAACTAGGCGTGAGTGAAAGCTGGCGTTTTGTGGATGTCCTCGGTCTGGAAGCCGAGCAACTCTCTGCTGTTCCCAAGCCATGCTGTGCCTTGATGCTGCTTTTCCCCCTGACACAACAG CATGAATCTTTCAGGCAACAGCAGGCAGACAAAGTGGCGCAGGGTTCCGATGCTTATTTCCTGAAGCAGACAGTGGTCAATTCCTGCGGCACCATCGCCCTGCTGCACGCTGTTGGCAACAACCAAAGCAAACTGACATTTG AGGGTGGTTCTCTCTTGAAGACGTTTCTGGATGAGACTGCTAAGATGTCTGCCGAAGACCGTGCCAAACATCTGGAAAAGAACAAG gcAATCCAAACTGCTCACAATGAGATTGCTGCACAGGGACAATGTAGG CCAGAAGCAGATCAAGTCAACTTCCACTTTATTGCCTTTGTCAACGTGAATGGCCAACTTCTTGAATTTG ATGGGATGATGAATGGCCCCCTGAAGCATGGAACCACCAAAGATGAGACTCTCGTAATG GATGCGGCCAAAGTCTGCAGAGGCTTTGTGGAGCGAGGACACGGTGAATTGCGCTTCTCTGCTGTGGCTCTCTGTCGCAGTTAA